In Streptomyces capitiformicae, one genomic interval encodes:
- a CDS encoding DNA polymerase Y family protein, with translation MGRRILHLRFGLPADNDAELPERLRRLLEDITPRVQMIEPDMAVLDLTGAIPYWKRDARGLTELVQLRALAHFGLPSSAGCAGNRMLAAMACALTPFGQRTVIDDSPEAVMAFLQPRPVRELPGVGAKTSAMLGEYGLHTVGDVVDVPQLTLQRLLGARAGRALHEHAQGRDTQVVDPTPTPASISSEHHFARDELDPAARRRVLLALADHLGARLRGSGQVATGVTLTVRYADSSGTRRSRTLPEATHHTMLLACTAYAVYASLGLQRARVRSLALRADALRPADRATRQLTLDSADDKPLAIEAVADRARVRYGRQVLYPAALAISSPPPSARHQDGGGRPKDARGRRAT, from the coding sequence ATGGGGCGCCGCATCCTCCACCTGCGCTTCGGCCTCCCGGCCGACAACGACGCCGAACTCCCCGAGCGGCTGCGCCGCCTGTTGGAGGACATCACGCCGCGTGTGCAGATGATCGAGCCGGACATGGCTGTGCTGGACCTGACCGGGGCGATTCCGTACTGGAAGCGTGACGCCCGTGGCCTGACCGAACTGGTCCAGTTGCGCGCGCTCGCGCATTTCGGCCTGCCCAGTTCCGCGGGGTGTGCGGGCAACCGGATGCTCGCCGCGATGGCCTGCGCCCTCACCCCGTTCGGCCAGCGGACCGTCATCGACGACTCCCCCGAGGCTGTGATGGCGTTCCTGCAGCCTCGCCCTGTAAGGGAGTTGCCGGGCGTGGGCGCGAAGACGTCCGCGATGCTCGGCGAGTACGGCCTGCACACAGTCGGCGACGTTGTCGACGTCCCCCAGCTCACGCTGCAGCGTCTGCTCGGCGCCCGCGCCGGACGTGCCCTCCACGAGCACGCCCAGGGCCGCGACACCCAGGTCGTCGACCCCACCCCGACGCCGGCGAGCATCAGTTCCGAGCACCACTTCGCCCGCGACGAACTCGACCCGGCCGCCCGCCGGCGCGTCCTGCTCGCCCTGGCCGACCATCTCGGTGCCCGCCTTCGCGGCTCCGGTCAGGTTGCGACGGGCGTGACCTTGACAGTCCGCTACGCCGACTCCAGCGGCACCCGACGCAGCCGTACGCTGCCCGAAGCCACCCATCACACCATGCTCCTGGCCTGCACCGCGTACGCCGTGTACGCCTCCCTCGGTCTCCAGCGCGCCCGGGTCCGCAGCCTCGCCTTGCGCGCGGACGCCCTTCGGCCCGCCGACCGGGCCACCCGGCAGCTCACCCTCGACTCGGCGGACGACAAACCGCTCGCGATCGAAGCCGTCGCCGATCGCGCCCGCGTCCGCTACGGCCGCCAGGTGCTCTACCCCGCCGCCCTCGCCATCAGCTCCCCGCCCCCGTCAGCCCGGCATCAGGACGGAGGAGGCCGCCCAAAGGACGCGCGTGGACGTCGTGCGACGTAA
- a CDS encoding AbiJ-related protein — protein sequence MPDPLGFCDHLPMVDSRDRSALRTLVGEVVAGLGSLTHRELNPAFEQLGMPPVPDDAGSKRERIELSLSQVPDAELPQVTRRLLEQSHVHVSPSRRYRLEDLLWEEDAPPEIPKKARRELARALDLSELTQHHDRFMRLLERFWIAEDPGLSFAELEGLLLNGTRPVTLRDRIERYVFRNPGDWSTEELFDNLGAFEAGDARLARFLEGLVSADVLLDDRLQEKTVSTINGHLRSAGVELRVTGNDGGYPVFTVVSTRLPGNRRPKNIIFASFAKPDIRFQSSVDNDIEIVGGNPDDTLIYDREIPIEGLRWRDLHAWWQDAREISSDTEARGNLYQRLLKSLPDNSEGQKNLFIAYHQILGPSPGDPALLPEVWLHWDHRTVQERGPEALLRSRMDFLLLLPHGQRVVLEVDGSQHYTRDRGRTPDTGKYAEMVAADRDLKLRGYEVFRFGHDELKRLDAAQAVLRQFLPDMFRRFKVSN from the coding sequence ATGCCGGATCCACTCGGTTTCTGCGACCATCTGCCCATGGTCGACAGCCGGGATCGTTCAGCGCTGCGCACACTGGTCGGCGAGGTCGTCGCGGGGCTTGGCAGCCTGACGCACCGGGAGCTGAACCCGGCCTTCGAACAGCTGGGGATGCCACCAGTCCCTGATGATGCTGGCAGCAAGCGCGAGCGGATCGAGCTGAGTCTCAGCCAGGTACCCGACGCCGAGCTGCCACAGGTCACACGACGCCTTCTGGAACAAAGCCACGTCCACGTGAGTCCGTCGCGCCGCTACCGGCTCGAGGACCTGCTGTGGGAAGAGGACGCACCGCCCGAGATACCCAAGAAGGCCCGCCGTGAACTGGCGCGCGCCCTCGACCTGTCGGAGTTGACCCAGCACCACGACCGTTTCATGCGGCTACTTGAACGATTCTGGATAGCCGAGGACCCGGGCCTCTCCTTCGCGGAGCTGGAGGGCCTGCTGTTGAACGGGACGCGTCCGGTGACGCTGAGAGACCGCATCGAGCGGTACGTCTTCCGTAATCCCGGGGACTGGTCCACGGAAGAGCTCTTCGACAACCTCGGGGCGTTCGAGGCCGGGGACGCCAGGCTCGCCCGCTTCCTGGAGGGCCTGGTATCAGCGGACGTCCTCCTTGATGATCGCCTCCAGGAGAAGACTGTCAGCACGATCAACGGTCATCTCCGGTCTGCTGGGGTCGAGTTGAGAGTGACCGGCAACGATGGCGGCTATCCCGTGTTCACCGTGGTGTCGACGCGACTGCCCGGCAACCGGCGACCGAAGAACATCATCTTCGCCTCATTCGCCAAGCCGGACATCCGCTTCCAGTCCTCGGTGGACAACGACATCGAGATCGTCGGAGGGAACCCGGACGACACCCTCATCTATGACCGTGAGATCCCCATCGAGGGCCTGCGCTGGCGTGATCTGCATGCCTGGTGGCAGGACGCCCGCGAGATCAGCAGTGACACCGAGGCCAGAGGGAACCTGTACCAACGACTTCTCAAGAGCCTGCCGGACAACTCGGAAGGCCAGAAGAACCTCTTCATCGCCTACCACCAGATTCTCGGGCCTTCCCCCGGGGATCCTGCTCTCCTGCCCGAAGTGTGGCTGCACTGGGACCACAGGACCGTTCAGGAGCGCGGCCCCGAGGCGCTGCTGCGCTCCCGCATGGATTTCCTCCTGCTGCTGCCTCATGGACAGCGTGTCGTCCTGGAGGTCGACGGATCCCAGCACTACACCCGCGACCGCGGTCGCACTCCGGATACAGGCAAGTACGCGGAGATGGTCGCCGCTGACCGGGATCTCAAGCTCAGGGGGTACGAGGTGTTCCGCTTCGGGCACGATGAACTCAAGCGTCTCGATGCCGCCCAGGCCGTTCTGCGGCAGTTCCTCCCGGACATGTTCCGCCGCTTCAAGGTGAGCAACTGA
- a CDS encoding DUF6207 family protein — MDPIREAHLSEPGLLVIDVAGFDDDTVLAFQAAIARIWGTSTAERTTRDPGQPGVRLRMYTDLRQALVETSSPEPAPSAR; from the coding sequence GTGGACCCGATCCGAGAAGCGCACCTGTCCGAACCCGGCCTGCTCGTCATCGACGTGGCGGGATTCGACGATGACACCGTCCTCGCCTTCCAGGCCGCGATCGCCCGAATCTGGGGGACCTCGACCGCCGAGCGCACCACCCGGGATCCCGGCCAGCCCGGGGTGCGGCTGCGGATGTACACCGATCTGCGGCAGGCCCTCGTGGAGACCTCGTCTCCGGAACCGGCGCCGTCAGCCAGGTAG
- a CDS encoding phosphotransferase family protein, which produces MPVLPPNGRLRWTDVPVPLRARLEDALGAPVTAAVTPSGGFGHQLAAALRLASGRRVFVKAAPDDDPLTAANLHEATVLGALPPDAPAPDLLGIHRAADWTAVVIAHLDGPHPDLSRASGDAGQTWALLDKLTSSPAPAAYAAAVSTSPSTAAVLHGWDELISAPPADLAPAARAHLPQLAELEAAWPALAHGDRIVHGDLRADNMVRDHHLGVTFVDWAHATTGPACIDAASLAPQLVLAGHAPADIARLLRDHPATGTSPDTTTAFLAALTGHWHRNARKPAPPGAPGLRAYQHRAAAAGLALIGYRLS; this is translated from the coding sequence ATGCCTGTACTGCCCCCCAACGGTCGTCTGCGATGGACCGACGTCCCCGTGCCGCTGCGCGCCCGCCTCGAAGACGCCCTCGGTGCCCCTGTCACCGCCGCGGTCACCCCGAGCGGCGGCTTCGGCCACCAGCTTGCCGCCGCGCTCCGCCTGGCCAGCGGCCGACGGGTCTTCGTCAAGGCGGCCCCCGATGACGACCCGCTGACCGCCGCCAACCTCCATGAGGCCACCGTCCTCGGCGCGCTGCCGCCCGACGCCCCGGCCCCGGACCTGCTGGGCATCCACCGCGCGGCCGACTGGACCGCCGTCGTCATCGCCCACCTCGACGGCCCCCACCCTGACCTATCCCGGGCCTCCGGCGACGCCGGGCAGACCTGGGCTCTGCTGGACAAGCTCACCTCCAGCCCCGCCCCGGCGGCGTACGCCGCGGCGGTCAGCACCTCGCCGTCCACGGCGGCCGTCCTGCACGGCTGGGACGAACTGATCTCCGCCCCGCCGGCCGACCTCGCTCCCGCCGCCCGCGCCCACCTGCCGCAGCTCGCCGAGCTGGAGGCAGCCTGGCCCGCTCTCGCCCACGGCGACCGCATCGTCCACGGCGACCTGCGGGCCGACAACATGGTCCGCGACCACCACCTTGGCGTGACCTTCGTGGACTGGGCACACGCCACCACCGGACCGGCCTGCATCGACGCTGCCTCTCTCGCGCCGCAGCTCGTTCTTGCCGGACATGCGCCCGCAGACATCGCCCGCCTGCTCCGAGACCACCCCGCCACCGGCACTAGCCCCGACACCACCACCGCGTTCCTGGCCGCGCTCACCGGCCACTGGCACCGCAACGCCCGCAAGCCCGCACCACCCGGTGCCCCCGGACTGCGCGCCTACCAGCACCGCGCCGCCGCTGCTGGTCTCGCCCTCATCGGCTACCGCTTGAGCTGA
- a CDS encoding HAD family hydrolase, whose translation MTRRAALFDLDGVLLDSAAAVRSTLAAVATCATGHRVTPDDLPPGALQLPRCEVLALLDVTDPDDACDRWWDGALAATPVEPFPGALSGLLALRSEGVAVGAVTVQDPDRLRWLLPPAVAELLEVVITRQDAPPKPAPDGLHLALSRVDVPPERAVFVGDSPTDMTAARTAGIVALGAVWGWHPPAALRAAGADHLLPEPASIGPSLLHHLPLIGSA comes from the coding sequence GTGACCCGGCGAGCGGCGCTGTTCGACCTGGACGGAGTGCTGCTCGACAGTGCCGCCGCGGTACGGTCCACCCTCGCGGCGGTCGCCACCTGCGCCACCGGCCACCGCGTGACGCCGGACGACCTCCCGCCTGGCGCCCTGCAGCTTCCCCGCTGCGAGGTCCTGGCGCTCCTGGACGTCACCGACCCCGACGACGCGTGCGACCGCTGGTGGGACGGCGCACTGGCAGCCACTCCGGTCGAGCCGTTCCCCGGGGCGCTCTCCGGTCTGCTGGCCCTGCGCTCGGAGGGCGTCGCCGTCGGTGCGGTCACGGTGCAGGACCCCGATCGCCTGCGGTGGCTGCTGCCGCCGGCGGTGGCCGAACTGCTCGAGGTCGTCATCACCCGGCAGGATGCGCCGCCAAAACCGGCTCCCGACGGGCTGCACTTGGCCCTGAGCCGGGTGGACGTGCCGCCGGAGCGCGCGGTGTTCGTCGGGGACAGCCCCACTGACATGACGGCGGCCCGCACCGCCGGCATCGTCGCTCTCGGAGCGGTCTGGGGCTGGCACCCTCCCGCCGCACTCCGCGCCGCTGGGGCCGATCACCTCCTGCCCGAGCCCGCCAGCATCGGGCCGTCCCTACTGCACCACCTGCCCCTAATCGGCAGCGCGTGA
- a CDS encoding orotate phosphoribosyltransferase has product MTAPTAAFAERIAAVAYRSGPYRLPDGGTLDTYFDPYRLAGDPGLLTETAAALADLLPADTEALAGPAMAGIPLVTAVSLHTGLPAAFLRPAPKEHGTWQQIEGTELEGRRTVLLDDTARSGVSLLRSARLLRIGGALVSTAVCVLDRDAGAAAMLAGHHLVLCALVRDPDGAQ; this is encoded by the coding sequence GTGACCGCGCCCACCGCTGCCTTCGCGGAGAGGATCGCCGCCGTCGCCTACCGGTCCGGCCCCTACCGGCTGCCGGACGGCGGCACGCTCGATACCTACTTCGACCCGTACCGGCTGGCCGGTGACCCGGGGCTGCTGACGGAGACCGCGGCCGCGCTGGCGGACCTGCTGCCCGCCGACACCGAGGCCCTGGCCGGCCCGGCGATGGCCGGTATCCCGCTGGTCACGGCGGTGTCCCTGCACACCGGTCTGCCCGCCGCGTTCCTGCGCCCGGCGCCCAAGGAACACGGAACGTGGCAGCAGATCGAGGGCACCGAGCTGGAGGGCAGGCGGACGGTCCTGCTGGACGACACCGCCCGCAGCGGCGTCAGTCTCCTGCGCAGCGCCCGCCTGCTGCGGATCGGGGGCGCCCTGGTCAGCACGGCCGTGTGCGTCCTGGACCGGGACGCTGGAGCCGCTGCCATGCTCGCCGGCCACCACCTGGTCCTGTGCGCGCTGGTCCGAGACCCGGACGGTGCTCAGTGA
- a CDS encoding SLOG cluster 4 domain-containing protein, whose amino-acid sequence MNSPDLTVALFAGVVPPDGEEPLAEEAGAALARAGYALKHGGYNGLMEAAARGAARHGVPVTAVTLADRPDWGALNPHVTTTVHAPTLGARLHAYLDDADLVVAMGGGVGTLHELTAALYYATTIRPLPVRLLGPTACRLSTFLKAEGWLTESPTRPMGFLRELLDIEALDADLKSLPGAGRCEQ is encoded by the coding sequence ATGAACAGCCCCGACCTGACCGTTGCCCTATTCGCCGGCGTCGTACCGCCGGACGGAGAGGAACCACTGGCGGAGGAGGCCGGCGCCGCGCTGGCCCGCGCCGGGTACGCCCTGAAGCACGGCGGCTACAACGGCCTGATGGAGGCCGCCGCGCGCGGCGCCGCACGCCACGGGGTGCCGGTCACCGCCGTCACGCTGGCCGACCGCCCCGACTGGGGAGCGCTCAACCCGCACGTCACCACCACCGTGCACGCCCCGACCCTGGGGGCCCGGCTGCACGCCTACCTCGACGACGCGGACCTGGTCGTGGCGATGGGCGGAGGGGTCGGCACCCTGCACGAACTGACCGCCGCCCTGTACTACGCGACCACGATCCGCCCCCTTCCCGTACGGCTGCTCGGGCCCACCGCGTGCCGCCTGAGCACGTTCCTGAAGGCCGAGGGATGGCTGACCGAGAGCCCCACCCGGCCCATGGGCTTCCTTCGCGAACTCCTCGACATCGAAGCACTCGACGCCGATCTCAAGTCCCTCCCGGGCGCCGGGCGGTGCGAGCAGTGA
- a CDS encoding aspartyl/asparaginyl beta-hydroxylase domain-containing protein, which translates to MVTTLPAAVTAAQTDPVRAEVLDQVARLADLEEPAVEQMRAEALGAPTRGVVAYGEYQSGGWWTTSLMNHSGDPHDVVIGDGRPRPTSLLKAMPATARFLDGLGLDFMYVRLARLEPHSYLWEHRDYAELRDTGRHRLHIPLVTNPSAVLVTAGARVHMAAGALWRLTPSQAHGVCNSTGPDRLHLIADVYADDAYGALAARPHLRDGDAADLPEMTSADRAGLLERAGQLAELGFTDAAEQTLLRAFYTYALPEGGAYDLIAELHAGRGADADASRWRAAKAHLLARP; encoded by the coding sequence ATGGTGACCACACTCCCCGCAGCCGTCACGGCGGCGCAGACCGACCCGGTACGGGCGGAGGTGCTCGACCAGGTCGCCCGGCTGGCCGACCTGGAGGAGCCCGCGGTCGAACAGATGCGGGCCGAGGCGCTGGGGGCGCCCACACGCGGCGTCGTCGCATACGGCGAATACCAGTCCGGCGGCTGGTGGACCACGTCGCTGATGAACCACTCCGGTGACCCGCACGACGTCGTGATCGGCGACGGACGCCCCCGTCCCACCTCCTTACTGAAGGCCATGCCGGCCACCGCACGGTTCCTCGACGGGCTGGGGCTGGACTTCATGTACGTGCGGCTGGCCCGCCTGGAGCCGCACTCCTACCTGTGGGAACACCGCGACTACGCGGAACTGCGCGACACCGGCCGGCACCGGCTGCACATCCCGCTTGTCACGAACCCCTCGGCGGTCCTGGTCACCGCAGGGGCCCGGGTCCACATGGCGGCCGGGGCACTGTGGCGGCTGACGCCGTCGCAGGCACACGGAGTGTGCAACTCCACGGGCCCCGACCGGCTCCACCTGATCGCGGACGTGTACGCGGACGACGCCTACGGCGCTCTGGCCGCCCGCCCGCACCTGCGCGACGGGGACGCGGCGGACCTGCCGGAGATGACGTCGGCGGACCGGGCCGGGCTGCTGGAGCGGGCCGGACAGCTCGCAGAACTCGGCTTCACCGACGCGGCGGAACAGACGCTGCTGCGCGCCTTCTACACCTACGCGCTGCCGGAGGGCGGCGCGTACGACCTGATCGCCGAACTCCACGCGGGCCGTGGCGCGGACGCCGACGCGAGCCGCTGGCGGGCGGCGAAGGCGCACCTGCTCGCCCGCCCCTGA
- a CDS encoding transcriptional regulator, whose protein sequence is MTTDAAERHPLAYLLDLRGLKAEAYLLRVAEQHQRMGYGQMAYRKEKASRWIAGVYAPSYHTQLAMAALEGIPPEAIHAHGWPGWLLLALPDHTLFTLPWTTTGAVHALEITGGPVDRRKFLITTSVTLGTTVAQWSAAAPAGAAPTAGRHIGADVPAHFEQRLDSLRRLDDTVGSGDVYDAARAELRLITATLKNASFGEGVERRLFGAAAEASRSAGWTAYDSGKAAAAERHYSTALRAAASADDPVVGANILAFWAIQHYSTGNPRGAVDLIEAALSQAPRTGSARLTSMLHARACRAHAHAGDTRAAGRSANAALDAYEHAGPIEDDLPCVYWYNLGETHQLLGSSALNLGNPKQAVAHFLEASTATSQEAYNGDAFPRGYAIYLARLAEAHLCLGDVDAAVATAHDAVDRMGGVTSARGTNTLEDLRKKLARRRGIPAVADFLDYTETE, encoded by the coding sequence GTGACCACTGACGCTGCCGAACGCCACCCGCTGGCCTACCTGCTGGACCTGCGCGGGCTGAAAGCGGAGGCGTACCTGCTCCGTGTTGCCGAGCAGCACCAGCGCATGGGGTACGGGCAGATGGCGTACCGCAAGGAGAAGGCATCCCGGTGGATCGCAGGCGTCTACGCGCCCAGCTACCACACCCAACTCGCCATGGCCGCGCTTGAAGGCATCCCGCCCGAGGCGATCCACGCCCACGGCTGGCCGGGCTGGCTCCTGTTAGCCCTGCCGGACCACACCCTCTTCACCCTCCCGTGGACGACCACGGGGGCGGTGCATGCACTGGAGATCACAGGAGGTCCGGTGGACCGCAGGAAGTTTCTGATCACCACGTCCGTCACCCTGGGCACCACCGTGGCGCAATGGTCCGCCGCCGCACCAGCGGGAGCGGCTCCCACCGCCGGCCGCCACATCGGCGCCGACGTCCCCGCCCACTTCGAGCAGCGCCTTGACAGCCTGCGACGGCTCGATGACACAGTAGGCTCCGGCGACGTCTACGACGCGGCCCGCGCCGAACTCCGCCTGATCACCGCCACACTCAAGAACGCATCCTTCGGCGAGGGCGTCGAACGCCGCCTCTTCGGGGCGGCCGCAGAAGCGTCCCGCTCCGCAGGGTGGACGGCTTACGACAGTGGGAAGGCCGCCGCCGCCGAACGTCACTACTCCACCGCCCTGCGGGCTGCCGCCAGCGCCGACGATCCCGTGGTCGGAGCGAACATCCTCGCGTTCTGGGCCATCCAGCACTACTCCACCGGCAACCCCCGGGGCGCGGTCGACCTCATCGAGGCCGCCCTGTCCCAGGCACCGAGGACCGGCTCAGCCCGCCTGACCTCCATGCTCCACGCCCGCGCCTGCCGGGCCCACGCGCACGCCGGCGACACCCGAGCCGCCGGCCGATCCGCCAACGCAGCCCTTGACGCCTACGAGCACGCCGGACCCATCGAAGACGATCTCCCCTGCGTCTACTGGTACAACCTCGGCGAAACCCACCAGCTCCTCGGCAGCTCCGCGCTCAACCTGGGTAACCCCAAACAGGCCGTGGCCCACTTCCTCGAAGCCTCCACCGCCACCAGCCAGGAGGCGTACAACGGCGACGCCTTCCCCCGCGGCTATGCCATCTATCTGGCACGCCTCGCCGAAGCTCATCTCTGTCTCGGCGACGTCGACGCCGCCGTCGCCACCGCGCATGACGCCGTCGACCGGATGGGAGGCGTCACCTCCGCACGCGGCACCAACACCTTGGAAGACCTCCGCAAGAAACTCGCCCGCCGTCGCGGAATACCCGCCGTCGCTGACTTCCTGGACTACACCGAGACCGAGTGA
- a CDS encoding helix-turn-helix domain-containing protein — protein sequence MPLPSDEHIGTRVRIARNAAGLTQVELADFLDRTDSWMANVEAGRQSLDRYSVITEIADRCDVDVVWLLGQPYRLQRSGGNLAHAHIPALRMGLRRSGLILSGHPGLSPQGPQMHLATMRARSRKANVARQAADLPKVATLLPNMIEDLNTALLVTQGRARESVLRLMVDAARTARMALNQLGYPDLAWIAAEVAAGAAAQLGDPVVKGTVAWDRCGALLHQASLRETVAVADAALQDLEPYVTGRGASDKAVSIRGALHLRCAIAHARGNQKADAWSRIDAALEDADRLGPEWYDLDAHTVFGRGTVAVHAAEAGVEVDQPDKGLKKVPSVDVGQVPSRERRTHYAIDEARALHRMGKDASAVVKLKAAATEAAYYTYADPMARALVSDLARVGVPSQAGALSGLIRHMELVS from the coding sequence ATGCCTCTCCCCAGTGACGAGCACATCGGGACGCGAGTCCGCATCGCCCGAAACGCAGCAGGACTGACGCAGGTTGAGCTGGCCGATTTCCTTGACCGAACCGACAGTTGGATGGCAAACGTAGAAGCGGGCCGCCAGTCGCTCGACCGGTACTCGGTGATCACGGAGATCGCTGACCGGTGCGACGTGGATGTGGTCTGGCTGCTCGGCCAGCCCTACCGGCTGCAGCGAAGCGGCGGGAACCTCGCCCACGCCCATATTCCGGCACTGCGCATGGGCTTGCGCAGGTCTGGGTTGATCCTCTCCGGTCATCCGGGGCTGAGTCCGCAGGGCCCGCAGATGCACCTCGCGACCATGCGGGCCCGCTCCCGCAAGGCCAACGTCGCGCGCCAGGCGGCGGATCTGCCGAAGGTCGCCACGCTGCTGCCGAACATGATCGAGGATCTGAATACGGCGCTCCTGGTCACTCAGGGGCGGGCCCGTGAGAGCGTGCTGCGCCTCATGGTCGACGCGGCGCGCACGGCTCGTATGGCCTTGAATCAGCTGGGTTATCCCGATCTTGCCTGGATCGCTGCGGAGGTCGCGGCCGGCGCGGCGGCCCAGCTCGGCGATCCGGTGGTCAAGGGCACCGTGGCGTGGGACCGGTGTGGTGCGCTGCTGCATCAGGCGTCGTTGCGCGAGACGGTGGCGGTCGCGGACGCGGCGCTGCAGGACCTGGAGCCGTATGTCACGGGCCGCGGCGCCTCGGACAAGGCAGTGTCGATCAGGGGCGCGCTGCATCTGCGGTGTGCCATCGCGCACGCGCGTGGCAATCAGAAGGCGGATGCCTGGTCTCGGATCGACGCGGCCTTGGAAGACGCGGACAGGCTCGGTCCTGAGTGGTACGACCTGGACGCTCACACGGTGTTCGGCCGGGGCACCGTGGCCGTGCACGCGGCTGAGGCCGGGGTCGAGGTCGATCAGCCGGACAAGGGCCTGAAGAAGGTGCCATCCGTCGACGTCGGCCAGGTGCCCAGCCGCGAGCGGCGCACGCACTACGCGATTGATGAGGCGCGTGCCCTGCACCGGATGGGCAAAGACGCTTCCGCCGTGGTCAAGCTCAAAGCAGCGGCGACGGAAGCGGCGTACTACACCTACGCCGATCCGATGGCGCGGGCACTCGTGTCCGACCTTGCACGGGTGGGCGTTCCTTCGCAGGCCGGAGCGCTGTCCGGGCTGATCCGGCACATGGAACTCGTGAGCTGA
- a CDS encoding restriction endonuclease, with protein MSTHTNTHTVLYDPEGLIEAELPLDREPYMCLVKAVLAWADNAVLPPSDCEQIALQLTGHARAVAADVRRHCGKLPILNATRILTEVVLTEAHLRLAEPYQGTVRCVRQRAHMVKALYERLDRLAPPEEASPT; from the coding sequence GTGAGCACGCACACCAACACGCACACCGTGCTGTACGACCCCGAGGGCCTCATCGAGGCGGAACTACCCCTCGACCGCGAGCCGTACATGTGCCTGGTCAAAGCGGTGCTGGCCTGGGCCGACAACGCGGTCCTGCCCCCGAGCGACTGCGAACAGATCGCCCTGCAGCTGACCGGGCACGCGCGTGCTGTCGCCGCCGACGTCCGGCGCCACTGCGGCAAGCTGCCCATCCTCAACGCGACCCGGATCCTGACCGAGGTGGTCCTCACCGAGGCCCATCTCCGGCTGGCCGAGCCCTACCAGGGCACCGTTCGCTGCGTACGCCAACGGGCCCACATGGTCAAGGCGTTGTACGAGCGCCTGGACCGACTCGCCCCTCCCGAAGAGGCGTCCCCCACCTGA
- a CDS encoding class I SAM-dependent methyltransferase, whose translation MTYDSDTYGDRTADEYDALYSDFVPPAAQIRLLADLAGTTPAVEIGSGTGRVTLPLAEHVPVLAVDASEEMTRQLAKKTGTLPITPITADAAHYLAGRRVDLVFACFNTFFLLASETTQRAFLRNAARMLNGNGTLLIETFVPRPGQRLPDGPHPGVFPKGRSVVALKRRTVDTVVVFAAENHDAEQEFHYSEIVLRDGEPVRVLPGQMRYWRPEQIDALAGEAGLLLRERWEDWERTPYDAATSGRHISLYRLAGQDL comes from the coding sequence ATGACGTACGACAGCGACACCTACGGCGACCGCACCGCAGACGAATACGACGCGCTGTACAGCGACTTCGTGCCGCCGGCCGCGCAGATCCGATTACTGGCCGACCTGGCGGGCACCACGCCCGCCGTGGAGATCGGCTCCGGCACCGGACGGGTTACCCTGCCGCTGGCCGAGCACGTTCCGGTCCTCGCGGTCGACGCGTCCGAGGAGATGACCCGCCAACTGGCGAAGAAGACCGGCACCCTGCCCATCACCCCGATCACGGCGGACGCCGCCCACTACTTGGCGGGCAGGCGCGTGGATCTCGTGTTCGCCTGCTTCAACACGTTCTTCCTGCTGGCCTCCGAAACAACCCAGCGGGCATTCCTGCGCAACGCCGCCCGCATGCTCAACGGCAACGGCACGCTCCTGATCGAGACCTTCGTCCCGCGGCCCGGCCAGCGCCTGCCTGACGGGCCTCACCCGGGGGTGTTCCCCAAGGGGCGCAGCGTCGTCGCGCTCAAGCGCCGGACCGTTGACACCGTGGTGGTCTTCGCCGCCGAAAACCACGACGCCGAGCAGGAGTTCCACTACTCCGAGATCGTCCTGCGCGACGGAGAGCCGGTGCGCGTGCTGCCCGGCCAGATGCGCTACTGGCGCCCCGAGCAGATCGACGCGCTCGCCGGTGAGGCCGGGCTGCTGCTGCGGGAGCGGTGGGAGGACTGGGAGCGCACCCCGTACGACGCGGCCACCAGCGGCCGGCACATCTCCCTGTACCGGCTCGCCGGACAGGACCTGTAG